The following are encoded together in the Oncorhynchus clarkii lewisi isolate Uvic-CL-2024 chromosome 25, UVic_Ocla_1.0, whole genome shotgun sequence genome:
- the LOC139383556 gene encoding uncharacterized protein, which yields MQREKSVKAKEVIESLCKLLYSLGLECVPSAETFRRAKFNKGEDVVVEFWKLIHSVLLKTLLLECSCTTLSDLDSHVREALWQCGYGASWIVVTTAGLCPRSEVGSRELLVAFAWVLSSGSLLEALLRARSLELDILSLPPTISLSSPREGGSVGDVDGQGGLKEDGLLRRLQWQYGKLRFQWRRLLSIQEERARLLHQVLSSSTMPSTSTSQPSSDDHHSMCSTALKKEVERLQTLSQLLEAYLEWKRQEPLFWCWMDSVVDSQLSDLREEDTVENMSSVHQVVNRCFPYGYKDKEGLEQLDNMLLRLHTGLKDTYTRQNRKAQSVLQDAEELEEIERRVALRLHGLAESCTSTPTSGCCSYRPSLQGPQPLPNHHQPCRPGSVLPQACDGAVLPGKVSGTGTVMVQVQASSLIVKLQQREDFLLGELGQMRQAKRGQIQEKTASWLEGVGVVLIPPLPLKR from the exons ATGCAACGTGAAAAGAGTGTCAAAGCGAAAGAAGTGATTGAATCACTTTGTAAACTTCTATATTCACTAGGTTTGGAGTGTGTACCAAGTGCAGAAACGTTCAGACGGGCTAAGTTTAACAAAGGAGAGGATGTG GTGGTGGAGTTCTGGAAGCTCATTCATAGTGTTCTTCTGAAAACACTGCTACTGGAATGTTCTTGCACAACACTTTCAGACTTGG ACAGCCATGTGAGAGAGGCACTCTGGCAGTGTGGTTACGGTGCCAGCTGGATTGTTGTGACGACTGCCGGGCTCTGTCCCAGGAGTGAAGTTGGGAGCCGAGAGCTGCTGGTGGCGTTTGCGTGGGTGTTGTCTTCAGGGAGCCTGCTGGAGGCCCTGCTGAGAGCAAGATCCCTGGAGCTGGATATCCTCTCACTCCCACCCACG ATCTCACTGAGTAGCCCCAGAGAGGGAGGCTCCGTTGGGGATGTAGATGGCCAAGGAGGCCTGAAGGAAGACGGACTCCTCAGGAGACTCCAATGGCAGTATGGGAAACTCAGGTTCCAGTGGCGGAGGTTGCTCTCCATTCAAGAGGAAAGAGCTAGACTCCTTCACCAG GTCCTTTCCTCCAGCACAATGCCCTCCACATCCACCTCCCAGCCCTCTTCTGATGACCATCACAGCATGTGCTCAACTGCCCTGAAAAAG gAGGTGGAGCGTCTGCAGACTCTCAGTCAGCTGTTGGAGGCCTACCTGGAGTGGAAGAGACAGGAGCCACTCTTCTGGTGCTGGATG gatAGTGTTGTGGACAGCCAGCTCTCAGACCTGAGAGAGGAGGACACTGTAGAGAACATGTCATCTGTACACCAAGTTGTCAATAGGTGCTTTCCCTACGGTTACAAGGACAAGGAGGGTCTGGAACAACTGGACAACATGCTGCTGAGGCTGCACACAGGGCTGAAGGACACATACACAAGACAG AACAGAAAAGCGCAGAGTGTTCTTCAAGACGCTGAGGAGTTGGAGGAGATTGAGAGGAGAGTGGCTCTCAGGCTGCATGGCTTGGCTGAGTCCTGTACTTCAACTCCTACATCTGGTTGCTGTAGTTACAGGCCAAGTCTCCAGGGGCCACAGCCACTTCCCAACCATCACCAGCCTTGTAGGCCAGGGTCTGTGCTCCCACAAGCCTGTGATGGGGCAGTGCTGCCAGGCAAGGTGTCTGGGACAGGCACGGTGATGGTCCAAGTCCAGGCCTCCTCACTGATCGTcaagctgcagcagagagaggacTTCCTGCTGGGGGAACTGGGCCAGATGAGGCAGGCAAAGCGGGGACAGATCCAGGAGAAGACAGCCAGCTGGCTGGAGGGGGTTGGAGTtgtcctcatcccccctctccctctcaagAGATAA
- the LOC139383460 gene encoding dynein axonemal light chain 1 produces the protein MAKPTTIKEALVKWEEKAGEKVGEAKAVKLYGQIPPIEKMDASLSTLINCEKLSLSTNCIEKIANLNGLKNLRILSLGRNNIKNLNGLEAVGDTLEELWISYNLIEKLKGIHVMKKLKVLYMSNNLVKEWAEFVKLADLPSLVDMVFVGNPLEEKYSAEGNWLEEATKRLPKLKKLDGNPVIKADDDDEGDS, from the exons ATG GCAAAACCAACAACCATAAAAGAAGCCCTTGTGAAATGG GAGGAGAAGGcaggagagaaggtgggggaggcGAAAGCAGTCAAGCTGTATGGTCAGATTCCTCCTATTGAGAAGATGGATgcttctctctccaccctcatcAACTGCGA GAAATTGTCCCTGTCTACAAACTGCATTGAGAAAATTGCCAACTTGAATGGCCTCA AAAACCTACGGATATTATCACTAGGGCGGAACAACATCAAAAATCTAAACGGACTG GAGGCTGTTGGTGACACGCTAGAGGAACTGTGGATTTCCTACAACCTGATAGAGAAGCTAAAAGGAATTCATGTTATGAAGAAGCTCAAGGTCCTCTACATGTCTAACAACCTGGTCAAGGAGTGGG CTGAGTTCGTGAAGCTAGCTGACCTTCCATCCTTAGTGGACATGGTGTTTGTTGGAAACCCCCTGGAGGAGAAGTACTCCGCTGAGGGGAACTGGCTAGAAGAGGCCACCAAGAGGCTGCCCAAGCTGAAGAAACTAGATG GGAACCCAGTGATCAAGGCGGATGATGATGACGAGGGAGACAGTTAA